The DNA segment AACGCAGCAGAAGCTGATTTTGCTTTGGCTAGACTCGATGCAACGTTCTTCACTGCCGGTATTTCAAGGAGATTAGGGTCAAAAGCGGTGAGGTTAGTGGTGATGTACGCCCCTTTTTCTTCCATGAGTTCGGAAATTTCACAGTCGAACATGAAGCCGTGCTCAATGGATTTCACGCCTGCGTTTAGCGCGCCAATGATTGCTTCTTTTCGATAGGAGTGCGCCATTACATAACTACCGTAGGTTTCGGCCACTTCAACGGCTGCACCTACTTCTTCAGGTGAACCTGCGAGTAATTGCCATGGGTCAAAGGCTGAAACCACACCGCCAGACTGCATGTATTTCAATTGCGTAGCACCCATACGGAAGTTGTTACGAGCGTACTTTTTCACTTCTGCAACACTGTCTACTTCTTGTGCCATGTTTAAGCGACTGAAGTTGGTTTCCTCTCCAACTGGGGCTGTGTAGTTTGCAAAGTCAGCATGTCCGCCGCGGGTACTCAAAAACGCGCCCGATGGGTAGTAACGAGGGCCGAGGATTTGGCCTGCATCGATGGCTCTTCTTAAACCACCATTTGCACCACCGGCATCACGTACAGTGGTGAAGCCTTGCATCAAGTACATCTCAGCCATACGCGTTCCGTGTATCGCGAAATCTTCCCATGTTGTGTTGGATTCCATTGTTGGTAAGCTTGGCCCCATTAACATCAGGTGCGCATGGTTTTCGATAAAGCCTGGGGTTAAGGTTTTGCCTGTGCCGTCGATAACAACGGCATCATCACGAACATCAATCGCTTTTGTAGATATAGAGGTAATGATATTGCCTTCGACCAATAC comes from the Vibrio splendidus genome and includes:
- a CDS encoding metal-dependent hydrolase family protein; the encoded protein is MKKTLLASSLALVASFAYAEEAQLPQTLFQNVDIFNGTENKLYEDHFVLVEGNIITSISTKAIDVRDDAVVIDGTGKTLTPGFIENHAHLMLMGPSLPTMESNTTWEDFAIHGTRMAEMYLMQGFTTVRDAGGANGGLRRAIDAGQILGPRYYPSGAFLSTRGGHADFANYTAPVGEETNFSRLNMAQEVDSVAEVKKYARNNFRMGATQLKYMQSGGVVSAFDPWQLLAGSPEEVGAAVEVAETYGSYVMAHSYRKEAIIGALNAGVKSIEHGFMFDCEISELMEEKGAYITTNLTAFDPNLLEIPAVKNVASSLAKAKSASAAFKDYIPNMKKCPAPRGFQTDCVGSVDACNIQIAYEKKLNNDFFGPYESLKTLTSVGGEIATLSGDFMNPYPDAKLGVIEKGAYADILLLDGNPFEDFSVVGTGDQWFGADKRPESPESIQLIMKDGVIYKNSL